One window from the genome of Montipora foliosa isolate CH-2021 chromosome 5, ASM3666993v2, whole genome shotgun sequence encodes:
- the LOC138003436 gene encoding somatostatin receptor type 2-like isoform X1 produces MVDSNNFYSVFNFIMIAYIPFHIFGFIGNILIIRIVHKTREMHTTTNYLLANLAASDSIIILMSSFYLVCFGHPDFVASLDDDFVKISCKFVVVMYISVTSSAFTLTLLAVERYHAILKPFTSNLRLHEESIKRAIFVIWFLSIVIGFPGFFLVGSSKKYSCIGSSGVEIYSLIYSTFTAYIPTVVFFFCYGSLIKGLYFSGTICAENTNEDNSEKRKLLVTFILATSGFLIGYGPITVLDAVCLRMEISDGLSLKLFYIFGLVFNLILCLNPVLYAFRSSNFKEGFKRVLFSRCLRSSTQQNENQLA; encoded by the coding sequence ATGGTTGATTCCAATAACTTTTACTCTGTCTTCAACTTCATCATGATTGCGTACATTCCATTTCATATTTTTGGCTTCATTGGCAACATATTAATCATTAGAATTGTCCACAAGACACGAGAAATGCATACGACAACGAACTATCTCTTAGCGAACTTGGCGGCAAGCGATTCAATTATCATCTTGATGTCTTCGTTTTATTTGGTGTGCTTTGGTCATCCTGATTTCGTAGCATCACTGGACGACGACTTCGTCAAAATCTCTtgtaagtttgttgttgttatgtaCATTTCGGTAACTTCTTCAGCCTTTACTCTCACACTACTGGCAGTGGAAAGATATCACGCCATACTGAAACCTTTTACGTCGAATTTACGCTTGCACGAAGAGAGTATCAAACGAGCAATCTTTGTCATTTGGTTTTTAAGCATTGTCATCGGTTTTCCAGGATTCTTCCTTGTAGGGAGCAGCAAAAAATATTCATGCATTGGTTCATCTGGAGTCGAAATTTATTCCCTCATATATTCAACGTTCACTGCATACATTCCCAcagtggttttctttttttgttatggATCCCTGATAAAAGGATTGTATTTTTCTGGCACGATATGCGCCGAAAATACCAACGAAGACaattctgaaaaaaggaaactacTTGTCACCTTCATACTGGCAACCAGTGGATTTCTCATTGGTTACGGCCCGATCACTGTATTAGACGCTGTTTGTCTCAGGATGGAGATAAGCGATGGATTGTCCCTAAAACTTTTTTATATCTTCGGTTTGGTATTTAACCTTATTTTATGTCTTAATCCCGTATTATACGCTTTTCGCAGTTCAAATTTTAAAGAGGGATTCAAGCGAGTATTGTTCTCTCGGTGTTTACGGTCATCAACACAGCAGAATGAGAATCAGTTGGCATAA
- the LOC138003436 gene encoding uncharacterized protein isoform X2 has product MLRRNGSRMLNTALSRYILKSKGEEGCTVASVTKCRFVFNKLANIRRMEQQTFKQGKKRRGRTHLPNSWQSCCDQSNHPLTKKPEDSGYEIVGSWHSLRLTAESGSGNKAFL; this is encoded by the exons ATGCTAAG GAGAAATGGAAGTAGGATGCTGAACACTGCCTTGTCCAGATACATTTTAAAGAGTAAAGGAGAGGAAGGGTGCACAGTGGCAAGCGTAACTAAA tgcaGATTTGTCTTCAACAAGTTAGCGAACATAAGAAGGATGGAACAGCAAACATTCAAACAAGGAAAGAAGCGCAGAGGAAGGACTCACCT accaaacagctggcagagttgctgcGACCAATCCaatcacccgctgaccaaaaagcctgaggactctgggtacgagatagTAGGCAGTTGGCATTCTCTTCGTCTTACTGCGGAGTCCGGTAGTGG TAACAAGGCGTTCTTATGA
- the LOC138003436 gene encoding uncharacterized protein isoform X3: MLRRNGSRMLNTALSRYILKSKGEEGCTVASVTKCRFVFNKLANIRRMEQQTFKQGKKRRGRTHLWQSCCDQSNHPLTKKPEDSGYEIVGSWHSLRLTAESGSGNKAFL; this comes from the exons ATGCTAAG GAGAAATGGAAGTAGGATGCTGAACACTGCCTTGTCCAGATACATTTTAAAGAGTAAAGGAGAGGAAGGGTGCACAGTGGCAAGCGTAACTAAA tgcaGATTTGTCTTCAACAAGTTAGCGAACATAAGAAGGATGGAACAGCAAACATTCAAACAAGGAAAGAAGCGCAGAGGAAGGACTCACCT ctggcagagttgctgcGACCAATCCaatcacccgctgaccaaaaagcctgaggactctgggtacgagatagTAGGCAGTTGGCATTCTCTTCGTCTTACTGCGGAGTCCGGTAGTGG TAACAAGGCGTTCTTATGA